A single window of Penaeus chinensis breed Huanghai No. 1 chromosome 9, ASM1920278v2, whole genome shotgun sequence DNA harbors:
- the LOC125029173 gene encoding zyxin-like, producing the protein MNAAVVLCFAASLAVAAAVPPPGGFGGFMPPAAAGAFAPSPAMIQSFIPTPEEINALNALHTTPVPGAAPAPAVAPGAPTAPPTMPPAVANLVKKYQAAAAAFMPPAAGAV; encoded by the exons ATGAATGCTGCTGTAGTGTTGTGTTTCGCCGCCTCTTTGGCTGTTGCTGCTGCCGTGCCTCCCCCAGGCGGCTTCGGCGGATTCATGCCTCCGG CAGCGGCAGGagccttcgccccctccccggcCATGATCCAGTCCTTCATCCCGACGCCCGAGGAGATCAACGCCCTCAACGCCCTCCACACCACGCCCGTCCCCGGAGCCGCCCCCGCCCCTGCAGTCGCTCCGGGAGCTCCTACGGCGCCACCAA CCATGCCTCCCGCTGTAGCCAACTTGGTGAAGAAGTACCAGGCCGCCGCCGCTGCCTTCATGCCTCCTGCCGCTGGAGCCGTCTGA
- the LOC125028717 gene encoding skin secretory protein xP2-like, which translates to MFPAVANLVRKFQAAAAVFMPSAAGAHDHTHENLIQFSAYEPDVRVNCQPSRDSSLDIKMNAAVVLCFAASLAVAAALPPPGGFGGAMPPAAAGAFAPSPAMIQSFIPTPEEINALNALHTTPAPGAAPAPAVVPGAPTAPPVCEGSGDIKMNAAVVLCFAASLAVAAALPPPGGFGGAMPPAAAGAFAPSPAMIQSFIPTPEEINALNALHTTPAPGAAPAPAVVPGAPTAPPTMPPAVANLVKKYQAAAAAFMPPAAGAV; encoded by the exons ATGTTTCCCGCTGTAGCCAACTTGGTGAGGAAGTTCCAGGCCGCTGCTGCTGTCTTCATGCCCTCGGCCGCTGGAGCC CATGACCATACGCATGAAAACCTCATAC AATTCTCAGCCTACGAACCAGACGTGCGTGTCAACTGTCAACCATCACGTGACAGCAGCTTGG ACATCAAGATGAATGCTGCTGTAGTGTTGTGTTTCGCCGCCTCTTTGGCTGTTGCTGCTGCCCTGCCTCCCCCAGGCGGCTTCGGCGGAGCCATGCCTCCAG CAGCGGCAGGagccttcgccccctccccggcCATGATCCAGTCCTTCATCCCGACGCCCGAGGAGATCAACGCCCTCAACGCCCTCCACACCACGCCCGCCCCCGGAGCCGCCCCCGCCCCTGCAGTCGTCCCGGGAGCTCCTACGGCGCCACCAG TCTGCGAAGGATCGGGAG ACATCAAGATGAATGCTGCTGTAGTGTTGTGTTTCGCCGCCTCTTTGGCTGTTGCTGCTGCCCTGCCTCCCCCAGGCGGCTTCGGCGGAGCCATGCCTCCAG CAGCGGCAGGagccttcgccccctccccggcCATGATCCAGTCCTTCATCCCGACGCCCGAGGAGATCAACGCCCTCAACGCCCTCCACACCACGCCCGCCCCCGGAGCCGCCCCCGCCCCTGCAGTCGTCCCGGGAGCTCCTACGGCGCCACCCA CCATGCCTCCCGCTGTAGCCAACTTGGTGAAGAAGTACCAGGCCGCCGCCGCTGCCTTCATGCCTCCTGCCGCTGGAGCCGTCTGA
- the LOC125028528 gene encoding branchpoint-bridging protein-like isoform X2, whose product MNAAVVLCFAASLAVAAALPPPGGFGGAMPPAAGAFAPSPAMIQSFIPTPEEINALNALHTTPAPGAAPAPAVVPGAPTAPPTMPPAVANLVKKYQAAAAAFMPPAAGAV is encoded by the exons ATGAATGCTGCTGTAGTGTTGTGTTTCGCCGCCTCTTTGGCTGTTGCTGCTGCCCTGCCTCCCCCAGGCGGCTTCGGCGGAGCCATGCCTCCAG CGGCAGGagccttcgccccctccccggcCATGATCCAGTCCTTCATCCCGACGCCCGAGGAGATCAACGCCCTCAACGCCCTCCACACCACGCCCGCCCCCGGAGCGGCCCCCGCCCCTGCAGTCGTCCCGGGAGCTCCTACGGCGCCACCGA CCATGCCTCCCGCTGTAGCCAACTTGGTGAAGAAGTACCAGGCCGCCGCCGCTGCCTTCATGCCTCCTGCCGCTGGAGCCGTCTGA
- the LOC125028528 gene encoding branchpoint-bridging protein-like isoform X1: MNAAVVLCFAASLAVAAALPPPGGFGGAMPPAAAGAFAPSPAMIQSFIPTPEEINALNALHTTPAPGAAPAPAVVPGAPTAPPTMPPAVANLVKKYQAAAAAFMPPAAGAV, translated from the exons ATGAATGCTGCTGTAGTGTTGTGTTTCGCCGCCTCTTTGGCTGTTGCTGCTGCCCTGCCTCCCCCAGGCGGCTTCGGCGGAGCCATGCCTCCAG CAGCGGCAGGagccttcgccccctccccggcCATGATCCAGTCCTTCATCCCGACGCCCGAGGAGATCAACGCCCTCAACGCCCTCCACACCACGCCCGCCCCCGGAGCGGCCCCCGCCCCTGCAGTCGTCCCGGGAGCTCCTACGGCGCCACCGA CCATGCCTCCCGCTGTAGCCAACTTGGTGAAGAAGTACCAGGCCGCCGCCGCTGCCTTCATGCCTCCTGCCGCTGGAGCCGTCTGA
- the LOC125028546 gene encoding BEN domain-containing protein 4-like: MKAAVFLFFAVTMAVAAAMPPPGPGPFLPSSGVLQSFIPTPEQIQALQAIPPAPAPASGTAAKPPPPSAVSDIIKKYQGTAAAFMPAAP; the protein is encoded by the exons ATGAAGGCTGCCGTGTTCCTGTTCTTCGCTGTCACCATGGCTGTAGCAGCGGCCATGCCTCCGCCTG GTCCGGGTCCCTTCCTGCCTTCGTCGGGCGTCCTGCAGTCCTTCATCCCGACTCCCGAGCAGATCCAGGCCCTGCAGGCGATtcctcccgcccccgcccctgcctCTGGGACCGCGGCAAAGCCTCCAC CTCCTTCCGCCGTGTCAGACATCATCAAGAAGTACCAAGGCACCGCCGCTGCCTTCATGCCGGCTGCTCCCTGA
- the LOC125028520 gene encoding nuclear pore complex protein Nup58-like, which translates to MMKVALSFAAILAAVAALPPPLGPGGAGPAGSFMPSPAMIQSFIPTPEEINALAAIPPAPAPGAFGAPKAFGAPGAFGAFGAPGAFGAFGAPGAFGAPGAAFGPGAVAPPTLPPAVAHMVSKYQAAAAAFMPPAPAAAPGAA; encoded by the exons ATGATGAAGGTCGCTCTGTCCTTCGCCGCCATATTGGCTGCTGTTGCTGCTCTTCCGCCTCCGCTTGGACCCGGAGGCGCTGGCCCTGCAG GGTCTTTCATGCCTTCCCCGGCCATGATCCAGTCCTTCATCCCGACGCCCGAGGAAATCAACGCCCTCGCGGCCATTCCTCCAGCTCCAGCCCCCGGGGCTTTTGGAGCCCCTAAAGCTTTTGGAGCACCTGGAGCCTTTGGAGCCTTTGGAGCCCCTGGAGCCTTTGGAGCCTTTGGAGCCCCTGGAGCGTTCGGTGCCCCTGGAGCTGCCTTCGGCCCCGGGGCAGTGGCACCTCCAA CCTTGCCTCCTGCAGTTGCACACATGGTCAGTAAGTaccaggctgctgctgctgcattcATGCCCCCTGCCCCTGCCGCTGCCCCCGGAGCAGCCTGA